DNA from Helcococcus ovis:
TTCTGTTGTTTAATTTTCTTCGTTGTTCATCAATCTTAAATACTTTATTTTCAAAATTAGCACTTAATTTTTTTGATGTTTGAACTTTTTCGGATATTGGAATACAAGGGGCCACAGTTGCTAATTCTTCTAACTTTCTTTTGTCAATTTGTATTAATTCATCAATCTTGTAAGCTCTGTTAAGCCATTTTTTTACTTCATCTACATTCAACTTTTAATACCTCTCACAATTAATATTTTAACTCCTAATCAATTTATTTAGTTTAGACTACTAATTATATATCTGAATTAAAAAACCTCTTAAATCGCAAATAAATGCGTTATTCTGAAATTTCTTTACATAAATTAATAAAATAGTCCCTCTCCAAATCAATATCGAGACCAAATGATTTTAAGTCTTTACAAATATCTTCAAAGTCCTTTTTGCACATCCTAAACTTCAACAAGTCGCAAAAAGCATAAAATAACTCTTCAAACTCATCAGTGTCGCAACTAGTAAGCATAATATCACTATCTCCACATTGTTCGCATATCTCTATATCAAGGTCATCTCTTTCTGATACGTATATCCCATCTAAATGGCTTTCATAAAAATATAGTTTCATTTTTTACCTCCCTATTCTTCCGCAAACTCAAACTCTAACTCTATTTCTTGTTCCTCGTGTTCCATTCCAAGCATATATTTTGCTTTATAATTTTTTACTTTAATGTTGTTAATATAAATGTCTTTACACTTTCTCAAGAAGCAATTGAACTCATTCAAACTGTCAAATTTTATCTTCATTCTTCCACCTCAATTTCTTCCTCTTTCCAATTTTTCTCTGCTAAATCTATCGATAACTTAAATATTCTATACTTACCGTATGGATTGTATGTTTTTAATATTTTAATTACTTCCCTAGCTTTGATTATTGTGATGTTACTATCCTTGTCACTTCTCCACACTACTTTACAATTTGCCATTTCTCCCACAGTGACCACAATCATAATTCCACCTCTTCAATCCTCACGTGAGGGTCAGCATGCATAAAGCATTCTTTAACACCATCCAAATCAAATATCATGTAATATTTTCTATGTTCTATTAATTTTGCAAAAAATTGCAATGTTTGATTAGATTCTCTATTACTAACTTTAAATTCATTAGTTAATCTTGATGTTTTGTATTTTTTGTTTAATTCTAGTTTTTTTCGTTGATATATTAAGCTATTCATATTCCGTTATCTCCAAATTTTTATAATACTTTTCATCAGATTGTAGAAACTTAATTATAGTGTTTTTCACTTCCTCTCCATTTTCTGATATTTTAATTATTTTGTTTAATTCCTTAATTCTTTCCTTTGTCGTAGGAAAGAATCTATCCAAAAACGATAGTAAATTCTCCGTTTTTGTATTTTAATTTTGTTTTCATTGGTTTTTACTCCATTTTTTAAAAAGATCTGTTACCTATCAAGTTTGTTCATTTTTCAATACTTTGACTATTGTTTTAATTCAAAAAGGTAACAGATCTCGGCATATATATATATATATATTATTTTTTACACTATATTTTATTTTTTATATATTAAATTTTATATAAGAAGTTAAAAACATCTGTTAATCCGTTACCTTTTCCGTATAAACGTTGATATTTCAACGTTTATAGTACTTTTACATCCGTTACCTATAAAACTGTTTATAAACGTTTATTTTTCAACATTTCCATGAGGTAACGAATCTTTTTTAAGATCTGTTGTCTAATCCGTTACCTTTTTATAAATTCTAGAAACTTTACCTTCAATTTTTATTAATTAATGCATTCTTAATTTTTATAAGATGTTTAATCACTTCTTGATTTGTCATGATAGTTCCTCAATTTTTACATAAATCCCAACAATATCGTTCCAAAACTTCTCAGTAATTTCACTTGCAATTTGTGAATCATCTTTCCAAAATCTCAATTTAGTCATTTGATCCTTAAAAGCTTTGATGATATTATCCGTGTCAGGCTTGGTATATTTGTAAATTCCTATTTTATTTTTATCTTTAGTACCATAAAGCCATTTTGTAGTTAGCCTAATCGCTCCGCTAAGAGGTTCTTCCGGTGTATGCTTATAAAGATTAGCTTTAAATATTTCTTTAGCTTCTCTAAGCAATAGTGCGTCGTAAATAATAGGTTTGTTCGCTTTATGACTCCAGGTAATTTTTTTTTGTTGTCCTGTTGCTGTTGGAATTTTTTCTAAAGGTATAAAAAATTCTATAACCATTTTTCTACTCCTTTACTTTGATATTTTTTTATCTAACTTTTTATCTCTCAAAAATTTTCTTAGGTGATGGTCGTGCATGAATAAAAGGGCGGAGCTTAACGCCCTTTTTTCATTCACAATCACCTGTGCCGAACTTCACCTGTGAAGAAAATAATATATATATATATATAGTTTTTGCTTCGCATGAAAAAACTATTGATTTTTCTTTCTTCACACATTAACTGTGAAAGGAAAAAACTATTGTTTTTTCACACTTAAGCCTAAAATTGACCTATGAAAAAACTATTGATTTTTCTTTCTTCACACATTAACTGTGAAAGGAAAAAACTATTGTTTTTTCACACTTAAGCCTAAAATTGACCTATGAAAAAACTATTGATTTTTCTTTCTTCACACATGTTACTTTTCTTCCTTTAGGGTAACAATTGATTCTTTTTGTCCATCAATTTTTTTAGTTTCAAACCCCTTATGTTCTTTAATCCTGTTCCAAACAGTCCTATTAGTTACGCCTAAATAGTCAGATAAATCTTCTATAGTAACATCACCTTCAACTGAACAAGCCTTAAAAGCAACTTCTAGAGCCTTCATTCTTTCTTCTTTCTTTTCTTCTGGTGACTTAATATTTTCTTGAGCCTGCTGCC
Protein-coding regions in this window:
- a CDS encoding RusA family crossover junction endodeoxyribonuclease, coding for MVIEFFIPLEKIPTATGQQKKITWSHKANKPIIYDALLLREAKEIFKANLYKHTPEEPLSGAIRLTTKWLYGTKDKNKIGIYKYTKPDTDNIIKAFKDQMTKLRFWKDDSQIASEITEKFWNDIVGIYVKIEELS